Proteins encoded in a region of the Phocoena phocoena chromosome X, mPhoPho1.1, whole genome shotgun sequence genome:
- the BEX4 gene encoding protein BEX4, with product MASKGEQAVKNLNMENTQQEKEGGDQAPLQNGEESRDLGGGRGQKPGGNVRLGRIRRLVPNFRWAIPSRHIDHNEMGDDVEKHVGQMMEIRRKTKKQQMRHHLRYQTPEPDNHYEFCLIP from the coding sequence ATGGCGTCCAAAGGGGAACAAGCAGTAAAAAATCTCAACATGGAAAAtacccaacaggaaaaggaaggcGGGGACCAGGCCCCTTTGCAGAATGGAGAGGAATCACGCGATTTAGGAGGGGGTAGAGGCCAGAAGCCTGGAGGAAATGTCAGGCTGGGACGGATTAGACGACTTGTCCCTAATTTTCGATGGGCCATACCCAGCAGGCATATTGATCACAATGAAATGGGGGATGATGTAGAAAAGCACGTAGGGCAGATGATGGAAATCAGGAGAAAGACTAAGAAGCAGCAAATGAGGCATCATTTGCGCTACCAAACTCCTGAACCTGACAATCATTATGAGTTTTGCCTTATACCTTGA
- the LOC136142207 gene encoding LOW QUALITY PROTEIN: small ribosomal subunit protein uS2-like (The sequence of the model RefSeq protein was modified relative to this genomic sequence to represent the inferred CDS: substituted 1 base at 1 genomic stop codon): MQLPFPCQPDRGPYGVVLYSHRNLKGNFHNVRSLDVLQMKEKDVLKFLAAETHLGGTNLDFQMEQYIYKRKSDGIYIINLKGTWEKLLLEARAIVAIENPADVSVISSRNTGQRAGLKFAAATGATPIAGCFTPGTFTNQIQAAFWEPRLLVVTDSRADHQPLTEASYVNLPTTALCNRDSPLRYVDIAIPCNNKGAHSVGLMWWMLAXEVLRMRGTISREHPWEVMPDLYFYRDPEEIEKEEQAAAEKAVAKEEFQGEWTAPAPEFTATQPEVADWSEGVQVPSVPTQKFTTEDWSAQPATEDWSAAPTAQAIEWVGTTTEWSETVLPQTQNGNRLMENKQFLKKQKKYATLFFLAICDCTMDSSLITTFLSIA; this comes from the coding sequence ATGCAATTGCCTTTTCCGTGCCAGCCAGACAGGGGTCCATACGGCGTTGTTCTGTATTCCCATCGGAACTTAAAGGGAAACTTTCACAATGTCCGGAGCCTTGATGTCCTGCAAATGAAGGAGAAGGATGTCCTCAAATTCCTTGCAGCAGAAACCCACTTAGGTGGCACCAACCTTGACTTCCAAATGGAACAGTACATCTACAAAAGGAAAAGTGATGGCATCTACATCATAAATCTGAAGGGAACCTGGGAGAAGCTTCTGTTGGAAGCTCGTGCCATTGTTGCCATTGAAAACCCAGCTGATGTCAGTGTCATATCCTCCAGGAATACTGGCCAGCGAGCTGGGCTGAAGTTTGCTGCTGCCACTGGAGCCACTCCTATTGCTGGCTGCTTCACTCCTGGAACCTTCACGAACCAGATCCAGGCAGCCTTCTGGGAGCCAAGACTTCTGGTGGTTACTGATTCCAGGGCTGACCACCAGCCTCTCACAGAGGCCTCTTATGTTAACCTGCCTACCACTGCTCTGTGTAACAGAGACTCTCCTCTGCGGTATGTGGACATTGCCATCCCATGTAACAACAAGGGAGCTCACTCAGTGGGTCTGATGTGGTGGATGCTTGCCTGAGAAGTTCTGCGCATGCGTGGCACCATCTCCCGTGAACACCCATGGGAGGTCATGCCTGATCTCTACTTCTACAGAGATCCTGaagagattgaaaaggaagagcaggCGGCAGCTGAGAAGGCTGTGGCCAAGGAGGAATTTCAAGGTGAATGGACTGCTCCAGCTCCTGAGTTCACTGCTACTCAGCCTGAGGTGGCGGACTGGTCTGAAGGTGTGCAGGTGCCCTCTGTGCCTACTCAGAAGTTCACCACTGAAGACTGGAGTGCTCAGCCTGCTACTGAAGACTGGTCTGCAGCTCCCACTGCTCAGGCCATTGAGTGGGTAGGAACAACCACTGAGTGGTCTGAAACTGTTCTtccacaaactcaaaatggaaataggttgatggaaaataaacagtttctaaaaaaacaaaagaaatatgctACGTTGTTTTTCCTAGCAATCTGTGATTGTACCATGGATTCTTCCCTGATCACCACATTTTTATCCATCGCGTAA